Proteins found in one Exiguobacterium sp. 9-2 genomic segment:
- a CDS encoding GTP pyrophosphokinase translates to MTKENWDLFLAPYQIAVDELKVKLKAIRKQFQQRGEHSPIEFVTGRVKPVKSILQKAERKAIARESLEQDMQDIAGLRIMCQFVDDIIHVLELLRSRGDFKIVEERNYITQKKDSGYRSYHVIIAYPVQTIEGEVPTLVEIQIRTLAMNFWATIEHSLNYKYQGNIPEETRERLRRAAEAAFLLDAEMSQLKVEIQDAQLVFQRDAKASERLKE, encoded by the coding sequence ATGACAAAAGAAAATTGGGATTTATTTCTTGCGCCGTATCAAATCGCGGTCGATGAGTTGAAAGTAAAGCTAAAAGCGATTCGTAAACAATTTCAGCAACGGGGAGAGCATTCACCGATTGAATTTGTCACAGGACGGGTCAAACCTGTAAAAAGCATTCTTCAAAAAGCAGAACGAAAAGCAATTGCGCGTGAATCATTGGAACAAGATATGCAGGATATTGCCGGATTACGCATCATGTGTCAATTCGTCGATGATATCATTCATGTTCTTGAACTATTACGTTCGCGCGGTGATTTTAAAATCGTCGAGGAACGTAACTACATCACTCAAAAGAAGGATAGTGGTTATCGATCGTATCATGTCATCATTGCTTATCCAGTACAGACGATCGAAGGTGAAGTACCGACATTAGTCGAGATTCAAATTCGTACGCTTGCGATGAACTTTTGGGCGACGATCGAACACTCGTTAAATTACAAGTACCAAGGGAACATTCCGGAAGAAACACGGGAGCGCCTGCGGCGTGCGGCAGAAGCGGCATTTTTGCTTGACGCGGAGATGAGTCAATTGAAAGTAGAAATTCAAGACGCGCAACTCGTCTTTCAACGCGACGCTAAGGCGTCGGAACGATTAAAAGAGTAG
- a CDS encoding CYTH domain-containing protein, whose amino-acid sequence MEIEFKNLLSEQEYLSLFTHYASTKQPIWQANDYFDTPDFELRKKGAALRIREKKQGLVLTLKQPHENGLLETHVTLSASEAEDLFKYGLIHSEEMNHQLSSFDLQGSLEHLGRLETERIETVLPEGLLVLDKSRYLGHTDYELEFEVSNFEQGQKDFERILSEHDIPQRKTKNKIVRFMERKALS is encoded by the coding sequence TTGGAAATCGAATTCAAGAACTTATTGTCTGAACAAGAATATCTATCGTTATTTACCCATTATGCGTCAACTAAACAACCCATTTGGCAAGCAAATGATTATTTTGATACGCCTGATTTCGAACTTCGAAAAAAAGGTGCTGCCTTACGGATACGTGAAAAAAAACAAGGACTCGTCCTTACTTTAAAACAACCTCATGAAAATGGATTGCTTGAAACACATGTCACACTATCAGCAAGTGAAGCGGAAGATCTATTCAAATACGGTCTGATTCACTCCGAAGAGATGAATCACCAGTTGTCGTCTTTTGACTTGCAAGGTTCGTTGGAACATTTAGGACGTTTAGAAACCGAACGCATCGAGACGGTACTTCCAGAAGGCTTACTCGTCCTTGATAAAAGTCGCTATCTCGGACATACCGATTATGAGTTAGAGTTTGAGGTCAGCAACTTCGAACAAGGGCAAAAGGATTTCGAGCGAATTCTTTCAGAACACGACATTCCACAGCGCAAAACAAAAAATAAAATCGTTCGCTTCATGGAACGTAAAGCGCTTTCTTGA
- a CDS encoding DsbA family protein, with amino-acid sequence MEHAQCNGSYCSLDEPSIQQPTKPLEIYHFLDVTQTDGLRLIPVLKKLELEYGHLFRLRTIATIPCAPSRSACDMSPLVILKAIELQGKTFGMRFMRRLRMLHNVEGESAYSRPSLMRLAEALTEYGLDLDEFHRDVSSDTIQQMLEKETELVTEWDVRILPTLAFVGDEEAIKAEGPYEYLVYVSILSELLDHTIEKQPKPPLEQFLRRYETATTAEIAFIYDAPESQIEHELKKLVLQQKCASLSYCDGKVWRHLKDSAHA; translated from the coding sequence ATGGAACACGCACAATGTAACGGATCTTATTGTTCATTGGACGAACCATCGATTCAACAACCGACGAAACCTCTGGAAATCTATCATTTTCTAGATGTGACACAAACGGATGGTTTACGGTTGATACCCGTTCTCAAGAAGTTAGAACTAGAATATGGTCATCTGTTCCGTCTTCGGACGATTGCAACGATTCCATGTGCTCCATCACGATCCGCATGTGACATGTCACCACTCGTCATTCTAAAAGCAATTGAGCTTCAAGGAAAAACGTTTGGTATGCGATTCATGCGACGCCTTCGAATGCTTCATAACGTCGAAGGAGAAAGTGCTTATAGTCGGCCATCATTGATGCGGTTAGCCGAAGCATTGACAGAGTATGGTTTGGATTTAGATGAATTCCACCGTGATGTCTCGTCGGATACGATTCAGCAAATGCTCGAGAAAGAGACTGAACTGGTCACGGAATGGGATGTCCGAATTCTTCCGACACTCGCTTTCGTTGGAGATGAGGAAGCCATTAAGGCAGAAGGTCCTTATGAGTATTTGGTCTATGTATCGATCTTAAGTGAACTGCTAGATCATACGATTGAAAAACAACCGAAGCCACCACTTGAACAATTCTTGAGACGGTATGAAACAGCAACTACGGCTGAAATCGCCTTTATTTATGACGCTCCTGAATCCCAGATTGAACACGAACTAAAAAAACTGGTCTTACAACAGAAATGTGCTTCTCTATCGTACTGTGATGGAAAAGTATGGCGTCATTTAAAAGATTCAGCACATGCTTAA
- the pepF gene encoding oligoendopeptidase F: protein MAEVLTRQDVDVSETWNLESIYASNEAWEEEFESMKAMLPLLVEYKGRLGQSADTLYEGLQLRDEVSRRLYKLYTYAHMRYDENTADSFYQAMNDRARTLASQIGATLAFMTPELLAVPETTIEAYLNENADLAMYRHAFDELNQEREHVLTEAEEAILAKAGEVLGQSGTTFGMLNNADLTFPKIKGEDGEETELTHGRFITFLESSDRSVREAAFKAMYGTYAKYTNTLASTLAGSVKKDNFYADVRKFPSARAAALHGNAIPESVYDGLVEAVHEHLPLLHRYVALRKRVLGLDELHMYDMYTPLVSEVEMKVSYEEAKQLMVEGLAPLGAEYKHILEEGLSERWVDVRETRGKRSGAYSSGAYDTQPFILMNWQDNINNLFTLAHEFGHSVHSYYTRKSQPYPYGDYSIFVAEVASTTNEALLNDYLLKKVTDRKEKLYLLNNQLETFRGTLFRQTMFAEFEHAIHDAARLGQSLTPEFLTSTYYALNQKYFGEEIVLDEEIGLEWARIPHFYYNYYVYQYATGISAAAALTDQILEEGQPAVERYINNFLKAGSSDYPIEVLKAAGVDMTTKAPVEAALRQFERVLDEFEALLAE, encoded by the coding sequence ATGGCAGAAGTATTAACACGTCAAGATGTTGACGTTTCAGAAACTTGGAATCTAGAATCGATTTATGCATCAAACGAAGCGTGGGAAGAAGAATTTGAATCGATGAAAGCGATGCTTCCATTACTCGTCGAGTATAAGGGTCGTCTTGGACAAAGTGCGGACACACTCTATGAAGGGTTACAGTTACGAGACGAAGTCTCAAGACGTCTTTATAAGCTCTATACATACGCGCACATGCGTTACGACGAAAATACAGCGGATAGCTTCTATCAAGCCATGAACGACCGTGCTCGGACGCTTGCGTCACAAATCGGAGCCACACTTGCTTTCATGACACCGGAATTGTTAGCTGTACCTGAAACAACGATAGAAGCGTATCTTAATGAGAATGCAGACCTTGCGATGTACCGTCATGCATTTGATGAGTTGAACCAAGAACGCGAGCATGTGTTGACGGAAGCGGAAGAAGCGATTCTAGCGAAGGCGGGAGAAGTTCTCGGTCAATCCGGTACGACATTCGGTATGCTGAATAATGCAGATTTGACATTCCCGAAAATTAAGGGGGAAGACGGGGAAGAGACAGAATTGACACATGGTCGTTTCATCACATTCCTTGAATCATCTGATCGTTCGGTGCGTGAAGCCGCATTTAAAGCGATGTACGGAACGTATGCGAAATACACGAATACGCTCGCCTCAACTCTTGCTGGGTCAGTTAAGAAAGACAACTTCTATGCAGATGTTCGGAAGTTCCCTTCGGCACGCGCGGCAGCCTTACATGGTAATGCAATCCCTGAATCCGTTTATGATGGGTTGGTTGAAGCGGTACATGAGCACTTACCATTGCTTCATCGCTATGTTGCCTTACGTAAACGGGTCCTCGGTCTTGATGAGTTACACATGTACGATATGTATACCCCCCTCGTTTCTGAGGTCGAGATGAAGGTCTCTTATGAAGAAGCGAAACAATTGATGGTCGAAGGGCTCGCGCCGCTTGGAGCAGAATATAAACATATTCTCGAAGAAGGGTTGTCTGAGCGCTGGGTTGATGTCCGGGAAACGCGTGGTAAACGGAGTGGAGCATACTCTTCTGGTGCTTACGATACACAACCATTCATTTTGATGAACTGGCAAGATAACATCAATAATCTCTTTACGCTCGCACATGAATTCGGACATTCGGTTCATAGCTACTACACGCGGAAATCTCAACCATATCCATATGGCGATTATTCAATCTTCGTCGCTGAAGTCGCTTCAACGACAAATGAAGCGTTGTTAAACGACTATCTATTGAAGAAAGTGACGGATCGTAAAGAAAAACTTTATCTATTAAACAATCAACTTGAAACATTCCGCGGTACATTGTTCCGACAAACGATGTTCGCTGAGTTCGAACATGCGATTCATGATGCGGCGCGTCTTGGACAATCGTTGACACCAGAATTCTTGACGTCAACGTATTATGCCTTGAATCAAAAATACTTCGGAGAAGAGATTGTATTAGATGAAGAGATTGGTTTGGAGTGGGCTCGGATTCCACACTTCTATTACAATTACTATGTCTATCAGTATGCAACAGGCATTTCGGCGGCTGCTGCTTTGACGGATCAAATCCTAGAAGAAGGACAACCGGCTGTAGAACGTTACATCAATAATTTCTTAAAAGCGGGATCAAGCGATTATCCAATCGAAGTACTAAAAGCTGCTGGTGTTGATATGACAACAAAAGCACCAGTTGAAGCAGCACTTCGTCAATTTGAACGTGTCCTAGATGAATTCGAAGCTTTATTAGCAGAGTGA
- a CDS encoding competence protein CoiA family protein — MFEAIDGSGKRILIHRFSVHELKAMSLRCPYCLKPLRVRQGRRPHFAHISACSGESSLHVSWKRRIADSLMNAGVRVETEWTIGQRRFDLWIPEKEIGIEIQRSPMSADEWIRRARLDAKQGQTVRWIGFHPSHGVTFRLQGWMRQAFLENEYLDLIVDNQIRRFRHPLPFAKHYVYCTVQSLSLSDFLSTELPSFPRKFSMARWQGIVLRYRHRPFYPSLPPRMLKLPLYEAGFHLLNLPSSVFLPISHLLSYPVHPFEFQMAVFLRLKGVYSSTALEQAVFHLLHRLDIPFERPMIDLLITEWLERIEEANRLF; from the coding sequence ATGTTTGAAGCCATTGATGGGTCAGGTAAACGCATTCTGATTCATAGGTTTTCTGTCCATGAATTAAAAGCGATGTCCTTACGTTGTCCGTATTGTCTGAAGCCATTGCGCGTCAGGCAGGGACGACGACCACATTTTGCACATATCTCAGCATGTTCAGGAGAAAGTAGCTTACATGTATCTTGGAAACGACGAATTGCAGATTCGTTGATGAATGCAGGCGTTCGCGTCGAGACCGAATGGACGATTGGACAGCGACGCTTCGACCTGTGGATTCCGGAAAAAGAGATTGGGATTGAAATTCAGCGTTCTCCGATGTCGGCAGATGAATGGATTAGACGAGCAAGACTTGATGCGAAACAAGGACAAACGGTTCGTTGGATTGGGTTTCATCCGTCACATGGTGTCACATTTCGTTTACAAGGATGGATGCGTCAAGCCTTCTTAGAAAATGAGTATTTGGACTTGATTGTTGACAATCAAATCCGACGGTTTCGACATCCGCTCCCTTTTGCGAAACATTATGTCTATTGTACCGTTCAATCCCTTTCATTATCCGACTTCCTTTCGACGGAACTTCCGTCATTTCCTCGGAAATTTTCAATGGCTCGATGGCAAGGAATCGTCTTGCGCTATCGACATCGTCCTTTTTATCCTTCGTTACCTCCACGAATGCTTAAACTTCCATTATATGAGGCAGGGTTTCATCTTCTGAATCTGCCGTCATCGGTCTTTCTTCCGATCAGTCACTTATTATCGTATCCCGTTCATCCTTTTGAGTTTCAAATGGCAGTCTTTTTGCGGTTAAAAGGGGTTTATTCCTCTACTGCTTTAGAACAGGCCGTCTTTCATTTACTTCATCGATTGGATATCCCGTTTGAACGACCGATGATCGATTTACTTATCACGGAATGGTTAGAGCGGATCGAGGAGGCGAATCGGCTGTTTTAG
- the cls gene encoding cardiolipin synthase, which produces MLRRVQLLMTLILTIGLIAFLSYYWSVYMVGWLSIVIILVVMSVFVIILLENRNPERTLVWALVMMALPVVGVFVYFTFGQNYRRKRMFRLKAMLDEESYIKYRTQFKTAVHQSVFQEGHYGKVVTLIDSISRLPISYNTHTRILTNGQEKFPILLEEIRQAQHHIHLEYYIVRDDELALQLQEVLIEKAQQGIEVRFLYDAVGCFSTDKHYFKKMQDAGVEVRAFFPVVLPFISSKSNYRNHRKIVVIDGTVAFTGGINVGDEYIGRDQHFGFWRDTHLLVRGEAVSELQLIFLQDWYYMTGERLFTPFYMEPLEYVDEATGGVQIIASGPDEPHEAMKSLYFGLITEARESVYIASPYLIPDEDLMTALKTAAMSGIDVRILLPSFPDHKIVFYASRSYFDDLLQAGVKIYEYNKGFMHSKVIVVDDAIATIGTANMDLRSFHLNFEVNAFLYGTNSVHQLTRDFYEDFSQSTQVDADLFHRRPLRRRLVESISRLFSPLL; this is translated from the coding sequence ATGCTACGACGTGTACAACTTCTCATGACCCTCATCTTGACCATCGGTTTAATCGCCTTTTTATCCTACTATTGGAGCGTCTATATGGTAGGCTGGCTGTCCATCGTCATCATTTTGGTCGTCATGAGCGTGTTCGTCATCATTTTGCTTGAAAATCGTAACCCAGAACGAACACTCGTCTGGGCACTTGTCATGATGGCACTACCTGTTGTCGGCGTGTTTGTTTATTTTACGTTTGGTCAGAACTACCGCCGGAAACGAATGTTTCGATTGAAAGCAATGCTTGATGAAGAGTCTTATATTAAATACCGTACCCAGTTTAAAACAGCAGTACACCAATCAGTGTTCCAAGAAGGACATTATGGAAAAGTTGTCACACTTATCGATTCGATCAGTCGACTTCCAATTTCGTATAATACACATACAAGAATTTTGACGAATGGTCAGGAGAAATTTCCGATTCTTTTAGAAGAGATTCGTCAAGCACAACATCATATCCATTTGGAATACTATATCGTACGGGATGACGAGCTCGCATTGCAGTTACAGGAAGTATTGATTGAAAAGGCACAACAAGGAATTGAAGTCCGTTTTCTTTATGATGCCGTCGGGTGTTTTTCGACAGATAAGCATTATTTCAAGAAGATGCAGGATGCAGGTGTTGAAGTTCGGGCATTTTTCCCTGTCGTATTACCGTTCATTTCGAGTAAGTCTAACTACCGAAATCATCGGAAGATCGTTGTCATTGATGGAACAGTTGCTTTTACGGGTGGAATTAACGTTGGGGACGAGTATATCGGTCGCGATCAGCATTTTGGATTTTGGCGTGATACGCATCTTCTTGTACGCGGAGAAGCTGTTTCTGAACTTCAATTAATTTTCCTCCAAGACTGGTACTATATGACGGGGGAACGCCTGTTTACACCGTTTTATATGGAACCACTGGAATATGTCGATGAAGCAACGGGAGGCGTTCAAATCATTGCCAGTGGACCTGATGAGCCACATGAGGCAATGAAGTCACTTTACTTCGGACTCATCACAGAAGCGCGTGAATCTGTTTACATTGCATCTCCATATTTAATACCAGATGAAGATTTGATGACAGCACTAAAGACAGCCGCTATGTCTGGAATTGATGTTCGTATTCTTCTGCCAAGCTTTCCGGATCATAAAATCGTATTTTATGCGAGTCGCTCTTACTTTGATGATTTACTCCAGGCTGGTGTGAAAATCTATGAGTATAACAAAGGATTCATGCATTCGAAAGTCATCGTCGTGGATGACGCCATCGCAACGATTGGAACAGCGAATATGGATTTACGGAGTTTTCATTTGAATTTCGAGGTAAATGCTTTTTTATACGGAACAAATTCGGTACATCAATTAACACGTGATTTTTATGAGGATTTTAGCCAGTCTACACAAGTTGATGCTGATTTGTTTCATCGTCGTCCATTACGCCGCCGTTTAGTTGAATCAATTTCACGCTTATTCTCACCGCTACTCTAG